GATTCGCGGTGGCGCTCTTCGGCGTGCTGCGCGCGGGCGCCATTCCGGTGATGTGCCTGCCGGGCCATCGGGCGGGCGAACTGGCTCACTTCGCGACGGTCAGCCAGGCCGTCGGGCTGATCATCGCCGACATCGTGGGGGGGTTCGACTACCGGGCGATGGCGCGCGGGCTGGTCGCCGACCATCCCGGCCTCCAGCATGTTTTCGTCGACGGCGATCCTGGCCCGTTCACGTCGTGGCGCGGCGTGTGCGAGTCGGCCCCGGCCGGACCGGCCGCGCCGCCCGCCGATCCGGGCTCACCCGCGTTGCTGTTGGTCTCCGGAGGCACCACCGGCGTCCCCAAACTGATCCCCCGCACGCACGACGACTATGTGTTCAACGCGACGGCGAGCGCCGAGCTGTGCCGACTGACCGCCGACGACGTCTACCTGGTGGCGCTTCCCGCCGGGCATAACTTCCCGCTGGCGTGTCCGGGCCTGCTCGGGGCGATGACCGTCGGGGCCACCACCGTGTTCGGCACCGACCCCAGCCCGGAGGCCGCCTTCGAAGCGATCGCGCGCCACGGTGTCACGGTCACCGCGCTGGTGCCGGCGCTGGCCAAGCTGTGGGCGCACGCCTGCGAGTGGGAACCTTTGCCGCCGAAGTCGTTGCGGCTGTTGCAGGTTGGCGGGGCCCGGCTGGAACCTGAGGACGCGGCCCTGGTGCGCGCGGCGTTGACCCCGGGGCTGCAGCAGGTGTTCGGCATGGCCGAGGGGTTGCTGAACTTCACCCGCCTCGACGACCCGCCGGAGCTGCTCGACCACACCCAAGGGCGACCGCTGTGCGCCGCCGACGAGCTGCGCATCGTCGACGGCGACGGCAACCCCGCGCCGCCGGGCGGCGAGGGCGAGTTGTTGGTGCGCGGGCCGTATACGTTCAACGGCTACTTCCGCGCCCAGCGCGACAACGAACGCTGCTTCGACCCCGACGGCTTCTACCGAAGCGGCGATCTCGTCCGGCTCCGCGACGACGGCTACCTGCTGGTCACCGGGCGCGTCAAGGACGTCATCTGCCGCGGCGGGGAAACGATTTCCGCGGCGGACCTCGAGGAGCACATGCTGAGCCACCCGGCGATCTTCGCGGCCGCCGCGGTCGCGTTACCTGATCCCTACCTAGGCGAAAAGATCTGCGCCGCGGCCGTGTTCGCCGGACCGGCGATCACCCTGGCGGAACTCAACGCCCACCTCGACGAACGCGGCGTCGCGGCGCATGCCCGCCCCGATGTGCTCGTCCCGATGGCGGCCCTGCCGACCACGCCGATCGGCAAGGTGGACAAGAAGGCCATCGCGCGGCACGTCAGCGGGAGATGAGTCTCCGCGACCGCACCCCTTTCGCGGGCTCCTCTACCGATGGACCCGTAAAGCGAGGTAATAATCGTGACGGTGGGCGTTGTCAATGGTGTAGCGCTGCGCCTGTGCGACGGCGTCGTGGTCGGAATCGAGCCAACGCTCGGTGCGCTGCCGCTTGAACTCGGCCCAGGACGACACGGTGAATCTCTCCAGGACCACGTCGGGGCGTTCCGCACTCCGATACAGCTGCCAGCTATGACCACCGGTCCGCAGTCGTGATCGCCTCACCGCCGTCATCGCGGCGACGAAGTCGTTGAGGTTCTCAGACGACACCTGATACTGCACGGTGACAAGCACCGGTCCATCGTTGGGACGCGGTTCGAACACGATCATCGGTGAAGCCCAACACGTGGAGATATCGCGGCTCAGCAGGCCGGTAGACGCCCGCAACGGAAGCGCGGCGACGCTGACGGCGACTGCCCCCAGCAACGCCGCCGACCAGGTCAGCGCGAGAACCAGCCCCGCTCGCGTCGCAACGACGCCCCAGAGCCACGAGCCCGCGGCCTGAGATCCCGTGAAAACCAACAGATACACAGACAGCCCGCGGGCCCGGACCCACCTCGGCAGGTGCAGCTGTGCCGCCGCGTTCAATGTCGCCAGCGTGATCAGCCAGGACATGCCCGAAAACACCAGAATGGGCGTTGCCGCGGCGAAAGGCAGCCAGGCCACCGCCAGCGGTGCGCAGCCGTACACGCCAGCGCAACCCGCCAGCAACACGTTGGCTGACACTTTCCGGCGCAACGGCGTGGCGACCACGACAGCGAGCGTCGCGCCGAAACCTATGGCGCCCAGCGCCATACCGTAGCCACTGGCTCCCAGGTGCCACCGGTGGGCGGCGGCTACCGGCAACAGAGCCAGCATGGCCGACGCGGGAAACAGGAAAAGCGCCGCACGCAACAGGATCCTGCGGAAGATAGGACTGTTGACGACGTACAGCAGGCCAGTGCCGATGGCCTGGAGGACGTGTTCTCGTTCGACGGAGACGGCGGGCGGGGGTCGCTTCCACCGGACCAGTGCCACGATGATCCCGGCAAACGATATTGCGTTGATCCCGAACACCGCCGCCGGGCCGGCCAGCGCCACCGCGACGCCGCCGATTGCCGGCCCAATCGCCAGGGCGGCGTTGGCCGAGACGCTGGACAACGTCGAGGCGGCCGGTATCTGCTCGCGGGGGACTACCTCGGGCTGAATCGCTTGCCAGGCGGGTGCGGTCAGCGCAGAGGCACAGCCGATGGCGACGGTGAACATCAACAGTGCCGTGGGGGTTAGGCGACCGGCGAAGGTCAGTGACGCCAGCGCCAGCCCGACCAAGACCGCATACGACTGCAGAACGATCAGTAACCGCCGCCGGTCGAACAGGTCGGCCAACACTCCGGCGAGTAATCCCAGGAGGAGCGTTGGCCCCAGACTGGCCGTCTGGACGAGTGCCACCGTGACGGCGTTGCTGTGTTCCTCGATCAGGAACCACTGCGCAGCAACACTTTGCATCCATGTCCCGATGTTGGAAACGAACTGCGCGATGAACAGCGAGCGGTACAAGCGATTGCGCAACGGCGTTGCCGGTTGGAGGCCGACGGCGCTTCCCCGGCCTGCAGTCGCCGTCGGCTCGGTCGGCGACAGGTCGTCCGCCCGGCCCACCGGCCCTGGACGACGAGCCTCTTGCAACGGCCAATTATCTGACATGGCGGCAACGCCTTTCGCGTTGTGCAGGGAAGCAAAAGTTTAAGTCACGCGTCCGACGCGACGGCAGCCGGGGCCGCCACCATGCTCGGGTCGACCCGAGCGCCGAGGCCGACTATGAGGCAATTGGCCGGGTGGTTAAACAGGCCATCAGGGATTGGTGGGCTCCAGACCGGAATAGCTTCGAGCGGTGTCGCGTTACACCCGTCCGTGGCAATCGACGACCTCTTCCGACCGTTGAGCGTTCGGTCACTGACCGTGCCGAACCGGTTCGCCATGGCGCCGATGACGCGCCAGGCGTCACCTGGCGGAATACCCGGCGCCGACGTCGCCGAGTACTACCGGCGCCGCGCCGCCGGCGGCGTCGGGCTGATCATCACCGAAGGCATCCGACTGCCCGACCCGGCCGCGGGTTACCCGCACGCGATTCCGACGCTTGCGGGCAACGACGTCCTCGCGGGCTGGACTCGGGTCGTCGACGCCGTCCACGGCGAGGGCGCCACGATCGCTGCACAACTGTGGCACCAGGGCGCCCAACGCGACGACGCCGACGGTGTCGCGGCGGTCAGCCCATCGGGCGTCGACGGGCTCGGCAAGCCAAGGGGCCGCGCGCTCACAACCGACGAACTCCCCTGGATCGCAGAGCTCTACGCCAAGAGCGCCGCGACCGCGCGAGACATCGGCTTCGACGCCGTCGAGTTACACGGCGCTCACGGCTATCTGCTGGACCAGTTCCTTTGGGAGCGAACGAATCTGCGCACCGACGGCTACGGGGGGACGCAGGCTGCGCGGACCCTATTCCCGGCCGAGGTGGTCGCCGCGGTGCGTGCCGCGGTCGGACCGGACTACCCCATCATCTTTCGGTTCTCACAATGGAAGGGCACCGATTACTCGGCGTCGATCGCCGATCATCCGACACAGCTGCAGGAAGTACTCTCCCCGCTGACTGATGCGGGGGTGGACATGCTTCATCCCTCGACGCGCAGACACTACGTGCCCGCCTTTCCCGACTACGACCGCGAGCTGAGTCTCGCAGGCTGGACTAAGAAGGTCACCGGGCTGCCGGTCATCGCGGTCGGCTCCATCGGGCTACAGACGCAGTTTCGCAGCGAGAAACAAGGTCAGGTGATCCAGCCCGCCCCCATCGACCGCCTGGTCGAGCAGTTCGAGGCCGGCGAATTCGACATCGCGGCGATCGGCCGGGCGCTGCTCGCCGAGCCGGCGTGGGTGAATCGGCTGCGCAACGGCGACCTCGACGGATTCATCGGTTACGACCCGCAGACTGCGCTGGCCTCGCTTACCTGACGGCGGCGCAGCCTTCGAAGATGTGCTGTTGCTTCCTGACTACCCCCCAGGGGGTCGGTAGCCCCCCGCCGTTGCGTGGGCCGATCGCTGCCAGCAGCACGGGGGATGCATTCGCGGACCGGTCGCCCGATGATCTTCTGTGGTTTGCCGAGGCCTGAGCCTCCTTGATCGGGGCCCAACGGCAACGAATAGTGGCTACCGCGGTACTCGCTGGGTTCCCTCCGCCAGATCCGACGACAGATCTCTCGACGTGTTCGCGGGCACGCGCGACTGGCGCGTCGTACTTCACCCCATGAAGAGCCTCGATGACCTGTGGGCCTGAAGCGCCGGTGCCCAGAATGCAACGAGCGCCGCTGACGTAGTCCGCGCCGGCGGCGGTCATCGCCAAGTTGGTGGGTGTCCATGAGTACATCGGCAAGAGACCGAACGCGAGTTCGACACGATGCGTCTTGGCCGCCACATATCCCATCTGGCTGACGGCGTCGAAGCTGTATGCCTCGGCGATCATCACTCGGTCGAGGCCGATTGCCTCGCACGAAGTCAGCTGCGCGACCACGTCGCCGAAATCGCTGCCGTAGTAGCGCAGCGGCATGCCGAGTTTCATATTTCCACCTCCGGTGTTGTGTTCGCCTGGACCGCCGATGGCCTCGCCGACCGCGACATAGCGGGCGGGAAAAGCGGGCGCGAGCGCGCCTTCCAGTTGCGGCCGCATAAGTTCCAGGCGCTGTAGGTCGGGTCGAAGCGCCACCTGCTCATAGCCCACGACAATGTAGGGGGCGGCGTCCGCAAACTTCATCGCCCGTTCATGGCACGGGAGTGACCTGAAGCGCCGAGTCGCAGACCGGCACAGCGATTGTCAGACCGTAGGCGTTTGCTGATGTCCTCGATCTATTCTAATAGTCAATAGATATTGATTTCTCTGGCCTTGGTCTGCCTGCGATCGGAGGCAACGGAGCGGACGGTGGCCTGAGTGAGACTACCTATTTACCAGTATATTTATCGGCTATCGATACCCGAAGGTGAGGGCGCTCGTCCGGCATAGTCGGGTTCTAATTGCCTTTAAATATCGACCGCACAAGCAGTCTGGCGGGCAAGCGGCGTACCGAGAACCCAATGCAAGTCATCCGAGAGCGCGAGGAAAAGATGGCGGATCGATCGAGTCTTGTCCCTGACCAAATGTGGCGGTATCCGGCGGGTGTGGTGGAGTGGTTGACCCGTTACGGCCAGCAGGTGAGAGCCCCGATCGAAATCACGCGGGTGGGCGTCGGCCAGTCGAACATAACCACTGTCATTGTCGACGCGGACGGCCGACAATGGGTAATGCGCGAACCACCACCGGGAGAGGCGGCTTCCGCGGCACACGACATCGAGCGCGAGGCACGAATCTTGCGGTCGCTGGCGGCCAGCGGTGTGCCGGTCCCCCGCGTCGTCGGAACGGGCCACGGCCCCGTCGGGGTGCCGTTCCTGGTCATGGAGAAAGTCGCGGGCGTGGCGCTGGAAATGGAGGGCGACGCCCGCACTCTTGACCTGAATAGCCGCCGCCGGCTGGGCCTTTCGGTGGCGGCGACGCTGGCGCGGCTGCACCGCCTGGATCCGGGCATTCTTGGGATCCCGGTCTCGACCATTCCGTACGTCGTGCGGCAGCTGCGTAGACTGACCGCGGCATGGGAGCGGCACGGCGAGGGCAGCAAACATGCCGGTGAATGGCGTGCGCTGCGCGCACGACTGGAGGTTCGCGCGCCCGCGGCGCCGGCGCCTGTCATCGTGCATGGCGATTACCGACTGTCAAACCTGTTGGTCGGCAACGGGGTCATCACCGCGGTCTTGGACTGGGAACTGTGCACAATCGGCGATCCGCTCGCCGATTTGGCTTGGCTGCTTGACGATTGGCGCCCTCCCGAGGAGCCGGCAATCGTGATGCCCAGTCCCACTCGCGCCGGCGGCTTCCCCGATCGCGACGAAATGGTGGGGGTCTACCGCGAGCTCACCGGATTCAACCTCGACGCGCTCGATTACTATCGGGCGTTTTCCCAGTGGCGCGCCGCGAGCCTGCTGCAGGGCGTTCTCGTCCGTCGGCGCCGGGGCGCGATGGGGACGCACGCTGCCGTGGGCTGCGACGAGCTCGACCATTCGATCGGGGTGCTGCTGGCTTCGGCAGGCGCGTGTTTGGCATAAGTTGACATAAGCGCCGCGCGTGCACGGTACCTGCGACCACGCAGCGACGGGGCTTTGTCGTGTAGCCGCCAGGCGGTGTGCCGTGCTCTGTTATGCGGCGGGATCGCCGGCCAGACCGTGACGGATAATCGACTGCGCGTTCTGAACCACGGCTTCGATCGAGCCGCGACGCGGATTCCACCATTCCACCGCCCAATTCAGCGCACCGAGGACGAGCATTTGGGCGATGTAGAGGTCCAGCTCCGGCGTCAGCATGCCCTCGCGGGCCACGTCATTGATGAGCCGGCGCCAAATATCACCGTAGCGCTCCTCCTCGAGGATCTGCCTCTTGCGGATCGCCAGCGGGACCTGGCCCGCGTTGCGGATCGACGCCGTGGTGTAGTCGGATATCTCCAGCTCGTGACGTAAATGCGCTTCGGCGGCTACCAGGAGGCGCTCGAGCGCCGGGGTGCCGTCCGCAACATCGTTGAGCGCCGCTGCGACATGCTCACGCATATCGGCGATGCCAGACCACATCACCTCCTCGATAAGGTCGTCGCGCGAAGGAAAGTAGTAATAAATCGCCGGGGCCTGCAGATGCGCCGCGGCCGCAACGTCCGTGAGCCGCAACCCCGCGTAGCCACGCTCGGAGAGCACGCGCGCGGCCGCATCCAGGATTCGCGACCGAGTCAACGCCGACTTCGATTCCGACGTCGCGTCCTCCTGGTCGATCGAGACGGGAACCGTCGTCGACCGGGCGCTTTGCCTTGCCATCCGCTCATGATACGACCCCGGTGGGCGCATGTGACGACGGCGGTGCCGCGCGGCTAACAGCGATTAAATCCAGGGCACAGCGCCGGACGTCTCGGTGCGGCCCGCTTGTGACCGCGGGCTGCGCAGCCGTCAGGCGAACAGGTAGAGGCCGGTCAGGACGCTCGCGACAATCAGCGTCCAGCCCTCGAAGATCGCCTGTAGGAAGGCGGGCGCGTGGCGCAGTTCCATGAAGTATCGCCCGACGAAGCGCACCTTGATGAAGGCGATGATGATGATGCTGACGGCGGCGTAGGCCGTGGGCAGCTCATGGCCGACCCCGAGCAGCCACGATGTCAGGGTGGCCACGATCAGCGCCAGCCAGACGACGGAGATTTTCTCTCGCACAAGGCTTGTCAGCACTATTTCACCAGATATACCAGCGCGAAGATGACGATCCACAGCACGTCCACCATGTGCCAGAAGCAACCGGCACCTTCAAGATAGCCTTGCTCGCGTCCCGTAAGAGTTGCCCGGCGGGTCAGGTGCGCCATCAGGCCGAGCAAGGCCATGCCGAGCACCACGTGCAGCAGGTGCAGCCCGGTCATGACGTAGAAGTACATGAAGAATTGGTTTGAGGAAGGCACCAGTCCATGCGAGATCTTCTGACCGTATTCGATCGCCTTGTTCACCACGAAGATCGCGCCGCATGTCATGGCGCCGTAGACCAACCGCCGCGCCAATCGGGGCGCGCCGGCACGGACCGCGCGTACCGCCGTCACCACCAGCAGCGAACTGGTCAACAGCACAAGCGTATTGACCGCGCCGAACGCCTGGTTCAGGTGCGACTGGGAGCGTTCGAAGAGCTGGGGCTGACCGGCGCGGTAGTACAGATAGACTCCGAACAGCACAGCGAAGACGGTCATGTCCCCGAAGATCAAGACCCAAACACCCTCCTCCCCGGGCAGATGACGCGAGGGTGCCGACGGGCGGCCATGCGCGGTCGATGATGCGATGTCCGAGGGTGTCACTGCGCCGCGCATGTGCCGATGACATGGCCGGATATGACCCGATTCCAGACTGCGTGCATCGGCAACCCCGCTATCCGACGCATCCTGTCCCCTGCCATCCTGCGGTCCTTCGACGTCGAGGTGATCCTCCATTCACAATTTAACACAGAATAAAATAAGAGCTAAGGTGTGAAATATGGCGCCCCTTCTCAGCGATGAAGAAACCATGCTGGTCGAAACGGTTCGGGCGTTCGTCGACCGCGACGTCAAGCCGACCGTGCGCGAGGCCGAGCACGCCAACATTTATCCCGAGGCGTGGATCGAGCAGATGAAGCACATCGGCATATACGGCTTGGCGATACCCGAACAATACGGCGGTTCACCGGTCTCGACGCGCTGCTACGTCCTCGTCACTCAAGAGCTCGCGCGCGGATGGATGAGCCTGGCCGGGGCAATGGGCGGGCATACCGTCGTGGCCAAACTGCTGACGCTGTTCGGCACCGAGGATCAAAAGCAGAAATACCTTCCCTCCATGGCCACCGGCGAAACACGGGCAACGATGGCGCTCACCGAACCGGGGGGCGGCTCGGACCTGCAGAACATGACCACCACCGCGCTGCCCGTCGGCCACAACGACGCCGAACTGACCATCAACGGGTCGAAGACCTGGATTTCCAACGCCCGCCGATCGGGCCTGATCGCGCTGCTGTGCAAGACCGATCCCCATGCCACGCCCAAGCATAAAGGGATATCGGTCGTCCTAGTCGAGCACGGCCAGGGGCTGAGTGTCTCCCGGGACCTGCCGAAGCTCGGCTATAAGGGTGTCGAAAGCTGCGAGCTGTCGTTCGATGACTGCCGAGTTCCCGCGTCGGCGGTCCTCGGCGGCGAGCCGGGGCGCGGCTTTGCACAGATGATGAAGGGCCTCGAGACGGGCCGCATCCAAGTCGCGTCACGCGCTCTCGGCGTCGCCACGGCCGCACTCGAAGACGCCCTGGCGTACGCCCAGGAACGGCAGAGCTTCGGCAAGCCGATCTGGCAGCACCAATCAGTCGGCAATTACCTGGCCGACATGGCGACCAAGCTGACGGCCGCGCGACAACTGACACTGCACGCCGCCGACCGTTACGACGCCGGCGAGCGGGCCGACATGGAGGCGGGCATGGCCAAACTCTTCGCCTCTGAGGCAGCGATGGAAATCGCCTTGAACGCGGTGCGCATTCACGGCGGCTACGGCTACTCATGCGAGTACGACGTCGAGCGCTACTTCCGGGACGCACCGCTGATGATCGTCGGGGAAGGCACCAACGAGATCCAGCGCAACGTCATCGCCGCACAACTGGTGGCCCGTGGTGGCATTTAGGCCGCCCGTGGGCGATCCGCCTGAAGACCTTCGCGCCGCACACGGACTTATCGCACGGCTGCTCGCCCGACATGTTCGCCGCCAGATCGAACTGATCGAACCGGGAATGCCGGACGCGCGCGGCGTCGCGGTGCAAGCCGTCGACTGGTCGGCGAAACCCGTTTCGTGACGCGGTTGCGACCACAATGACCGGTGTCGGAGGGTGGCACTCCTATCATCGAATGATGCCGCGGAAGCCGACAGATGCTGAGACCGACGACTCGAAGTCGCAACGCACCCGATCGCGCATCCTGGATGCGGCAGCCCACGTGCTGAGCGTCAAAGGGTACGCCGGAACGCGGTTGACCGATGTCGCCGAGTATGCCCAGCTGCAGGCACCGGCCATCTACTACTACTTCCCTTCCCGGGAGGACCTCATCGAAGAGGTCATGCATACCGGCATCGGCGATATGCGCAGGTTCCTGCGGGAGCGACTCGACGAACTGCCTCCGGATACGGCGCCGATGGATCGCATCATGGCCGCAGTCTCGGCGCATCTGCGTCACGAGCTTGAATTGTCCGACTACGCACGGGCTTCGATCCGCAACTCCGGTCAGATCCCCGACCGACTCAAGACTCGGCAGAAAAAGGAGCAGGCGGCCTACAACCGCATCTGGCGCGATCTGCTCGACGATGCCGTCTCCGAAGGCCAGATCCGCAGCGACTTAGATGCGCCCCTGGCTCAGGCCCTGGTGTTGGGCGCATTGAACTGGGCCGCCGAGTGGTGGGACCCCCGCCGAACTTCGGTCGAAGCCATGGTTGCCAACGCCCAGGTGTTCGTACGGCACAGCCTCGCCCCGGCGGCGCGGCCGAAGAAGCGGCAATCCAAGCGCCGACCGAAAGCTCCCGCCGCCCGCTAGACCGCCGGCTCACGTTATCGCAGCCGAGCCCATTTTTGATTCTATGTTAAATTATATCCATGACTGAGGCATACATCGTTGACGCTGTTCGCACGGCGGTCGGGAAGCGCGGTGGCGGCCTGGCCGGAGCGCATCCAGCCGACATCGCCGCCCATGTGATCAAGACGGTCGTGGGCCGCCACGATATCGACCCGGCAGCTATCGACGACGTCATCCTGGGGTGCCTCGACAACATCGGGGCGCAGGCCGGAGACATCGCCAGGACCGCCGCTCTGGCCGCAGGACTGCCCGAGTCGGTGCCCGGTGTGACCATCGACCGCCAATGTGGATCCGCCCAGCAGGCAGTGCATTTCGCCGCCCAGGCGGTGATGAGCGGAACGTGCGACCTGATCGTGGCCGGCGGTGTCCAGAAAATGAGCCAGTTCCCCATCCTCAGTGCGTTCAGCGCCGGCGAGCCGTATGGTTCGACTGATCCGTGGAGAGGGTGCGACGGGTGGCGGGCGCGCTACGGCGATCAGGAGATCTCGCAATTCCGCGGCGCGGAATTGATTGCTGCCCAATGGAAGTTGTCCCGCGAGGACAACGAGCGGTTTGCGCTCGCCAGCCACCGGCGTGCCGTCAGCGCGATCTCCGAAGGCCGCTTCACCCGAGAGATCACTCCTTTCGTCGGGCTCACTGCCGACGAAGGACCTCGGGCAGACACGAGCCTGGAGAAGATGGCGTCGCTACCCACCCTCGTCGAGGGAGGTGTGCTGACCGCCGCGGCGGCCAGCCAAATCTCAGATGGCGCAGCCGCACTGCTCGTCGCGTCTCAGGGCGCCGTCGACCGGTTCGGGTTGACCCCGCGGGCCAGGATCCACCATATGTCGGTGCGCGGTGCGGACCCGGTGATGATGTTGACGGCGCCGATCCCGGCAACCCAGCACGCCCTGAAGCGCACGGGACTCTCGATCGACGACATCGACACCGTCGAGATCAACGAGGCCTTCGCCCCGGTGGTGCTGGCATGGCTGACCGAACTGGGCGCCGACCCGGAAAAGGTCAATCCGAACGGCGGTGCAATCGCACTGGGCCATCCGATTGGATGCACCGGCGCGCGTTTGATGACTTCGATGCTGCACGAATTGGAACGCACCGGGGGTCGGTTCGGGTTGCAGACGATGTGCGAAGGCGGCGGGCAGGCCAACGTCACGATCATCGAACGGATCTAAGCCGTGCGGCGTTTGCTGTACGAGGAGGACCACGAGACGTACCGCAATACCGTCCGGGAGTTTCTGGCCCGCGAAGTGGCGCCTCATCAACACGACTGGGATCGTGACCGCTGGATCGACCGCGCGGTATTCGTCCGAGCCGCCAAGGCGGGCATCTACGCCCTACAGATCGATGAGCGATACGGAGGGTCCGGCGAGCCGGATTACCGCTACCGCATGGTGGTGTGTGAGGAGATCGCGCGCATCAATGCGCTCTCGTTCGGGCTGACTGTGAGTCTGCAAGACGACCTGGTCCTGCACTACCTGCTCGATCTGACCACCGACGAGCAGAAGGGGCGATGGCTTCCCGGGTTTGCCACGGGAGAGATCATCGGCGCGCTCGCGATGACCGAGCCGGGCGCGGGCAGCGACCTGCGGGGAATGCGGACCACCGCTCGGCGCGACGGCGACGCCTGGATTCTCAACGGGCAGAAAACGTTCATCTCCAGCGGCATCATGGCCGACGTCGTGGTGGTGGCCGCGCGCACAAACGCCGACGGCGGTTCACATTCGTTCAGTCTCTTCGTCGTCGAGCGTGACACCCCGGGCTTCGAGCGCGGCCGCAAGCTGGACAAGATCGGGCTGCCCGCGCAGGACACCGCCGAACTGTACTTCCGTGACGCACGGGTGCCGGCGGCCAATATGCTCGGGACTGCCGGAGAAGGCCTCCAGTACCTGATGGGTCACCTGCCGCGCGAACGACTCGGAGTCACTGCCAAGGCTCTGGCAACGACACGCGCCATCTATCAGTCGACCGTCGAGTACTGCAAGCTACGCAAGGCCTTTGGCGGTCCGCTCACCGACCAGCAGCACATTCGGTTCGAGCTCGCGGAGATGTCCACCGAGATTGACGTCGCCCAAGCCTACGTAGACAAATCCGTCCTGTCCTACAACGCCGGCGAACTCACTGCGGTCGACGCGGCGAAAGGCAAGTGGTATGTGAGCGAGCTACAGAAGCGCGTTGTCGATCGTTGCCTGCAGTTGCACGGCGGGTATGGATACATGACCGAATACCCGGTTGCCCGTGCGTATCTGGATACGCGTGTGCAGACCATCTATGGTGGAACCACCGAAATCATGAAGGAGATCATCGGACGCGACATAGCCGCCGGATGAGGAGGCGATGGTCGAGCCCCGCCGTCGACCACGGCTGGGAGTGGTCAAGCAACCCCCGTCGAACAGACCTCTTCGTGGGCCGCAAAACGGCTGACCGCCACACGCCCTAACCAGCCGTCGCCGCGGCGAGCAGCGCGTCAATGTCAATCACCTTGACCCGCGGACGCGAGACTTCCGTCCCGCGCTGGCGTTCGAACGCGTCGATGCAGCGCCAACCTGGCCAATCGATGACGTTGAGCCGACGTGAGGAGATCAGCGCTGCAAGGGAAGCGGTGTTGGATGGCGCGGTAGGCAGAATTCCAGCGCGAGCGTCTGAGACAAGGTTGGCGACTGTCTCGCGGGCGCACGTTTTGTTGGTGCCGATCACGCCACGAGGTCCACGCTTGATCCAGCCCGTCACATACACGCCCGGCACCGGGGCTCGGTCGCGCATCACTCGGCCGCCCTCGTTGGGCACTATGCCGGTGGCATCGTCGAACGGCAGCCCGTCGATCGGCGTCCCCCGATAGCCGATCGACCGCAAAACCAGCGGTGTCGCGATCGTCGTTGT
This genomic window from Mycobacterium saskatchewanense contains:
- a CDS encoding acyl-CoA dehydrogenase family protein; the protein is MAPLLSDEETMLVETVRAFVDRDVKPTVREAEHANIYPEAWIEQMKHIGIYGLAIPEQYGGSPVSTRCYVLVTQELARGWMSLAGAMGGHTVVAKLLTLFGTEDQKQKYLPSMATGETRATMALTEPGGGSDLQNMTTTALPVGHNDAELTINGSKTWISNARRSGLIALLCKTDPHATPKHKGISVVLVEHGQGLSVSRDLPKLGYKGVESCELSFDDCRVPASAVLGGEPGRGFAQMMKGLETGRIQVASRALGVATAALEDALAYAQERQSFGKPIWQHQSVGNYLADMATKLTAARQLTLHAADRYDAGERADMEAGMAKLFASEAAMEIALNAVRIHGGYGYSCEYDVERYFRDAPLMIVGEGTNEIQRNVIAAQLVARGGI
- a CDS encoding TetR/AcrR family transcriptional regulator, with the translated sequence MPRKPTDAETDDSKSQRTRSRILDAAAHVLSVKGYAGTRLTDVAEYAQLQAPAIYYYFPSREDLIEEVMHTGIGDMRRFLRERLDELPPDTAPMDRIMAAVSAHLRHELELSDYARASIRNSGQIPDRLKTRQKKEQAAYNRIWRDLLDDAVSEGQIRSDLDAPLAQALVLGALNWAAEWWDPRRTSVEAMVANAQVFVRHSLAPAARPKKRQSKRRPKAPAAR
- a CDS encoding acetyl-CoA C-acetyltransferase, encoding MTEAYIVDAVRTAVGKRGGGLAGAHPADIAAHVIKTVVGRHDIDPAAIDDVILGCLDNIGAQAGDIARTAALAAGLPESVPGVTIDRQCGSAQQAVHFAAQAVMSGTCDLIVAGGVQKMSQFPILSAFSAGEPYGSTDPWRGCDGWRARYGDQEISQFRGAELIAAQWKLSREDNERFALASHRRAVSAISEGRFTREITPFVGLTADEGPRADTSLEKMASLPTLVEGGVLTAAAASQISDGAAALLVASQGAVDRFGLTPRARIHHMSVRGADPVMMLTAPIPATQHALKRTGLSIDDIDTVEINEAFAPVVLAWLTELGADPEKVNPNGGAIALGHPIGCTGARLMTSMLHELERTGGRFGLQTMCEGGGQANVTIIERI
- a CDS encoding acyl-CoA dehydrogenase family protein gives rise to the protein MRRLLYEEDHETYRNTVREFLAREVAPHQHDWDRDRWIDRAVFVRAAKAGIYALQIDERYGGSGEPDYRYRMVVCEEIARINALSFGLTVSLQDDLVLHYLLDLTTDEQKGRWLPGFATGEIIGALAMTEPGAGSDLRGMRTTARRDGDAWILNGQKTFISSGIMADVVVVAARTNADGGSHSFSLFVVERDTPGFERGRKLDKIGLPAQDTAELYFRDARVPAANMLGTAGEGLQYLMGHLPRERLGVTAKALATTRAIYQSTVEYCKLRKAFGGPLTDQQHIRFELAEMSTEIDVAQAYVDKSVLSYNAGELTAVDAAKGKWYVSELQKRVVDRCLQLHGGYGYMTEYPVARAYLDTRVQTIYGGTTEIMKEIIGRDIAAG